The Nitrospirales bacterium genome includes a window with the following:
- a CDS encoding OmpH family outer membrane protein, whose protein sequence is MRRLSASMQPIRRITANIMTLLCLGILLFSSTSLALAKETSKIAIIDPQAVIEKSKAGSRALATLKEHAQARENVLKADQKELEDLQTELRKLQSTNDKSLKSKQEVFTRKFQDFQKRGQEYQQELGQKQKELVQEYMKKIEAATAVVAQRHGFTLVIDKGSETTLKIVLYAQRGLDITSEVVKEFDKRYK, encoded by the coding sequence ATGAGGAGGCTTAGCGCGTCAATGCAACCCATTCGTCGGATAACAGCAAACATCATGACCCTTCTGTGTCTTGGCATTCTACTTTTTAGTTCAACCTCCCTGGCATTGGCAAAAGAGACCTCTAAGATTGCCATCATCGATCCTCAAGCCGTCATTGAAAAATCAAAAGCCGGGAGTCGGGCACTCGCTACATTGAAGGAACATGCACAAGCACGAGAAAATGTGCTAAAGGCTGACCAAAAAGAGTTGGAAGATCTCCAAACAGAGTTGCGAAAACTCCAATCGACTAATGATAAGAGCCTTAAGTCAAAACAAGAGGTCTTTACGCGAAAATTCCAAGATTTTCAAAAACGAGGGCAAGAATACCAACAAGAGCTCGGCCAAAAGCAAAAAGAACTCGTTCAGGAATATATGAAGAAAATCGAAGCCGCTACCGCCGTCGTAGCCCAACGTCATGGTTTTACGCTTGTCATCGATAAAGGGAGTGAAACGACATTGAAGATTGTCCTTTACGCGCAACGTGGTTTGGACATTACGAGTGAAGTCGTGAAAGAGTTCGATAAACGCTATAAGTAG